A genomic window from Erythrobacter sp. BLCC-B19 includes:
- a CDS encoding AAA family ATPase, whose product MREAEFKAWLVAQGYAPTSIATWLSDGRKVDGAYGLDEQFDRDGGASILAEMAYSRSDDAAGRRNPSAIDLNGSFYANLAACRAAARAYFRFRNSEARPQGRFGELDREAVLEAVGACDAVGDVAQYVAALELGQPTRYWLVLDGKRYPSKAIVRDALARRGSEWLPGGGDCKTALERLGFVVIDWPELNRARDAFLRQMPDFTDFRASSGAYWDVERAYKNGLIEQAKAIVARQDDDRAIGESLYRLLSVGGSGLPLSWRTLSEVQNADPALRDRFYTALGLLARSDAPLDEAIPAAARELEVLREAGIAGLRRGEVLSIPITVWATLHPDQASWFKIAKIDEMGRRLFGRRLFPQTEFREADLAEWLQLMRALFGLLDKEFGWHPQDMFDVQGFIWVVGNPDAPRELDPVPTWLVTSLWGQEDGLPRFVERGEWSLLTDTGSANNRRVREMQVGDRIFLKDFVPRARDLPFDAGTGIVTALRFRAEGTITEVSDDGLRVGVDWQAWPEPRTWFFYTNNDAVWRLRDPGDSVYADQLRRFLLDGEPQDHALFLNDPFWRDRLFGAGSSDEMPTMQPTNLILYGPPGTGKTYRTAQEAVRLCGEAVPEDRDALMQRYEELSKEGRIRFVTFHQSFSYEEFVEGLRPETAPSDGQEGQVGGFRLEPRPGIFRELCAVAGEAAKGAAETGGAFDFAGRNFWKMGLGQIGVEDSVYDACIAGDYVALGWGGDVDWSDARFASLEAIREEWASSPRENEQPSNVTQLHPFRNTMKVGDIVIVPFGNKAFRAVGEVVGEYYFAQDGDPTYYHRRRVRWLKVLDEALPLDTIIEGDFMQRTFYSIAAGRVNREALARLVRPVESEGQSPVTRGAAQQFVLIIDEINRANVSKVFGELITLIEPDKRLGMRNALKVRLPYSKREFGVPANLHIIGTMNTADRSIALLDTALRRRFRFEEMAPDTSIPAFIAAEDSTGLPLGDVLNTMNRRIEYLVDRDHRIGHAFFIDCKTKADADAVMRDKVIPLLQEYFFDDWNRLAAVLGEKDKGGNFLTCDIIEDPMGEGGEPLKSWRVRSHFDEGAYTRLISARAASASDLENEA is encoded by the coding sequence GTGAGAGAGGCTGAATTCAAGGCTTGGCTGGTCGCGCAAGGATATGCGCCAACGTCCATCGCCACGTGGCTTTCAGACGGGCGCAAGGTCGATGGCGCCTACGGTCTCGACGAGCAATTCGATCGAGATGGCGGGGCTTCGATTCTTGCGGAGATGGCTTACTCGCGGTCCGACGACGCTGCGGGAAGGCGCAACCCGAGCGCAATTGATCTGAACGGTTCGTTCTACGCCAATCTCGCCGCCTGCCGTGCGGCGGCCCGGGCCTATTTCCGATTCCGCAATTCTGAGGCGCGTCCCCAGGGCCGGTTCGGCGAACTCGACCGCGAGGCGGTTCTTGAAGCCGTGGGTGCATGTGACGCCGTAGGCGATGTCGCCCAGTACGTTGCGGCTCTCGAACTCGGGCAGCCGACCAGATACTGGCTCGTTCTCGACGGCAAGCGCTATCCCAGCAAGGCGATCGTGCGCGACGCCTTGGCGAGGCGCGGTAGCGAGTGGCTTCCGGGCGGCGGGGATTGCAAGACTGCGCTCGAGCGCCTCGGCTTTGTCGTTATCGATTGGCCCGAGCTCAACCGCGCCCGCGATGCATTCCTTCGCCAGATGCCGGACTTCACTGACTTCCGCGCGTCTTCGGGTGCGTACTGGGATGTGGAGCGCGCCTACAAGAACGGTCTGATCGAGCAGGCCAAGGCAATCGTTGCACGGCAGGATGATGACCGCGCGATTGGCGAAAGTCTTTACCGGCTGCTCTCGGTGGGCGGTTCGGGCCTGCCCCTCAGCTGGCGAACCTTGTCCGAGGTGCAGAACGCCGATCCGGCGCTGCGTGACCGCTTCTACACGGCGCTCGGCCTGCTCGCGCGCAGCGATGCTCCGTTGGACGAGGCCATTCCGGCTGCAGCGCGTGAACTCGAGGTTTTGCGTGAGGCTGGCATTGCAGGACTGCGCCGGGGCGAGGTGCTGTCCATTCCGATCACGGTTTGGGCAACACTCCACCCCGATCAGGCGAGTTGGTTCAAGATCGCCAAGATCGACGAGATGGGGCGGAGGCTGTTCGGCCGCAGGCTGTTCCCGCAAACCGAATTCCGCGAAGCTGATCTTGCCGAATGGCTGCAATTGATGCGGGCGCTGTTCGGGCTGCTCGACAAGGAATTCGGGTGGCACCCGCAGGATATGTTCGATGTGCAGGGGTTCATCTGGGTGGTCGGCAATCCGGATGCTCCCCGCGAACTTGATCCGGTGCCGACATGGTTGGTCACCTCGCTGTGGGGGCAAGAAGACGGGTTGCCGCGCTTTGTCGAGCGCGGTGAATGGAGCCTGCTCACCGATACCGGCAGCGCCAACAACCGCCGCGTGCGTGAAATGCAGGTCGGCGACCGGATCTTCCTGAAGGACTTCGTGCCGCGCGCCCGCGATCTGCCGTTCGATGCCGGAACGGGGATCGTCACTGCGCTGCGCTTTCGCGCTGAGGGCACTATCACCGAGGTAAGTGACGATGGCCTCAGGGTCGGCGTTGACTGGCAAGCCTGGCCGGAGCCTCGCACCTGGTTCTTCTACACCAACAATGACGCTGTCTGGCGTCTGCGTGACCCCGGCGACAGCGTCTATGCCGATCAGCTGCGCCGGTTCTTGCTGGACGGCGAGCCGCAAGATCACGCCCTGTTTCTGAATGATCCCTTCTGGCGCGACCGACTGTTCGGGGCCGGATCAAGCGACGAGATGCCGACGATGCAACCGACCAACCTCATCCTTTACGGCCCGCCCGGAACCGGCAAGACCTATCGCACGGCGCAGGAGGCGGTTCGCCTGTGCGGTGAAGCCGTCCCCGAGGATCGCGACGCGCTGATGCAGCGTTACGAGGAGCTCTCCAAGGAGGGCCGCATTCGCTTCGTCACCTTCCACCAGAGCTTTTCCTACGAAGAGTTCGTTGAAGGCCTGCGCCCTGAAACCGCGCCTAGCGATGGGCAGGAAGGCCAAGTTGGCGGCTTTCGCCTCGAGCCGCGCCCTGGGATTTTCCGGGAGCTCTGTGCGGTGGCCGGTGAAGCCGCAAAGGGAGCGGCCGAGACAGGAGGCGCGTTCGATTTCGCTGGTCGGAACTTTTGGAAAATGGGCCTTGGCCAGATTGGCGTCGAGGACAGCGTCTATGATGCCTGCATCGCTGGAGACTATGTAGCGCTGGGTTGGGGCGGCGATGTCGACTGGTCAGATGCCCGGTTCGCGAGCCTCGAAGCCATTCGAGAGGAGTGGGCCAGCTCCCCTCGGGAAAATGAGCAGCCCAGCAATGTGACGCAGCTTCATCCGTTCAGGAACACGATGAAGGTCGGCGACATTGTCATCGTCCCCTTTGGCAACAAGGCGTTCCGAGCGGTCGGCGAGGTGGTCGGCGAGTATTACTTCGCGCAGGACGGCGACCCGACCTACTATCACCGGCGGCGCGTTCGCTGGCTCAAGGTGCTGGACGAAGCCCTCCCTCTCGACACCATCATCGAAGGGGACTTCATGCAGCGCACGTTCTATTCGATTGCCGCGGGGCGGGTGAACAGGGAGGCCTTGGCCAGGCTGGTCCGTCCCGTAGAAAGCGAAGGACAGTCGCCTGTCACTCGAGGCGCTGCGCAGCAGTTCGTCCTTATCATCGACGAAATCAACCGGGCCAATGTCTCCAAGGTGTTCGGCGAGCTCATCACTCTGATTGAGCCGGACAAGCGGCTCGGCATGCGCAATGCGCTCAAGGTGCGCCTGCCCTATTCGAAGCGGGAATTCGGCGTGCCGGCCAACCTCCACATCATCGGCACCATGAACACCGCCGATCGTTCGATTGCGCTGCTCGATACGGCGCTGCGCCGGCGGTTCCGCTTCGAGGAAATGGCGCCTGATACGTCAATTCCGGCGTTCATCGCTGCGGAGGACTCGACTGGGCTGCCGCTCGGCGACGTCCTCAACACCATGAATCGGCGGATTGAATACCTCGTCGACCGCGATCACCGGATCGGGCATGCCTTCTTCATCGACTGCAAGACCAAGGCTGATGCCGACGCTGTGATGCGCGACAAGGTCATCCCGCTGCTGCAGGAATACTTCTTCGACGACTGGAACCGGCTCGCGGCTGTGCTCGGCGAGAAGGACAAGGGCGGCAACTTCCTCACCTGCGATATCATCGAGGATCCGATGGGTGAGGGCGGTGAGCCGCTCAAGAGCTGGCGGGTGCGCTCGCACTTCGATGAGGGTGCATACACCCGGCTCATCTCTGCACGGGCAGCATCAGCCTCCGATCTGGAGAACGAAGCTTGA
- a CDS encoding HEPN domain-containing protein: MAMPTFDPLHPELLKDKQRALRDGFALPLTLRVHRALSWLLRAHREEEDLDTRFIHLWIGFNAAYAGDLERALEDDEGEGRRPGAATERERFDGFFCDLVRLDTGGRLYKALWTRFPQEIRILLDNRYVFAPFWKHHGGLPGGAGWEITFEAAKRAANVALAAGDTPVVLSILFDRLYVLRNQLLHGGATWNSAANRSQVRDGAAILGHLLPLFIDLMMDNPDEDWAMPMYPVIEE; the protein is encoded by the coding sequence ATGGCGATGCCTACATTCGATCCCCTCCACCCCGAACTCCTCAAAGACAAGCAGCGCGCCTTGCGTGATGGCTTTGCCTTGCCTTTGACCCTGCGGGTGCACCGCGCGCTAAGCTGGTTGCTCAGAGCGCATCGCGAGGAGGAAGACCTCGATACCCGGTTCATTCACCTGTGGATCGGCTTCAACGCCGCCTATGCCGGTGATCTCGAGCGCGCGCTTGAGGACGACGAAGGGGAGGGTCGCCGTCCCGGCGCTGCGACCGAACGCGAACGCTTTGATGGCTTTTTCTGCGATCTCGTAAGGCTGGATACCGGCGGCCGTCTCTACAAGGCGCTTTGGACGCGCTTCCCGCAGGAAATCCGGATTTTGCTCGACAACCGCTATGTCTTCGCACCTTTCTGGAAACACCATGGTGGTCTTCCGGGCGGGGCAGGGTGGGAAATCACGTTCGAGGCGGCCAAGCGCGCCGCCAATGTAGCACTGGCGGCGGGTGACACGCCGGTGGTGCTCTCGATCCTGTTCGACCGGCTCTATGTCTTGCGCAACCAGCTGCTCCACGGCGGCGCCACCTGGAACAGCGCCGCCAACCGGTCGCAGGTGCGCGATGGCGCCGCGATCCTTGGTCACCTGCTGCCTCTGTTCATCGACCTCATGATGGACAACCCCGACGAGGACTGGGCGATGCCGATGTATCCGGTAATCGAGGAGTGA
- a CDS encoding DUF2779 domain-containing protein, which produces MTQTRKATRRFGLSKSKITAFEQCPKKLWLATHRPELAEQDEGAEARFATGNAVGEIACALHRGGVMVDPPSLSEALAKTSSLISGGHPGPIFEATFEHDGVLVRVDVLEKLEGGGWAAAEVKSSGKVKDYHRGDLATQVWVMREAGIELKRAAIRHIDTSFVLSREGDYAGLFTDADLLGELEGTIATRPALVAEARATLSGHEPEREMGDHCSAPFACEFVAYCSRGLPQGPEWPVTVLPYGGGKRWLERGVEDLLDLAESDLNDRHARILAATRDGIPFHDAEGARKAMAGWGWPRAWLDFETVAPAVPRWVGTRPYQQIPFQFSLHLERRGGRMTHHEFLSCDGSDPRRACAEALVEQIPEGATIIAYNAAFERSVLRDLAKSFPDLAPRLEAMAEATVDLLPIARNHWYHRDQRGSWSIKAVLPTIASELDYGALEVKDGGDAQAAWFEAADPACDPGRREALEEALRAYCARDTWAMVAVARALAGN; this is translated from the coding sequence ATGACGCAGACTCGCAAAGCCACACGCCGTTTCGGCCTCTCCAAATCCAAGATCACGGCCTTCGAGCAGTGCCCCAAGAAGCTATGGCTCGCGACGCATCGGCCGGAATTGGCCGAGCAGGACGAGGGCGCTGAGGCGCGCTTTGCGACCGGCAATGCCGTGGGCGAGATCGCCTGCGCGCTCCACCGAGGCGGGGTGATGGTCGATCCCCCGTCGCTCTCCGAAGCTCTGGCCAAGACGTCCTCGCTCATTTCAGGCGGGCACCCCGGCCCGATCTTCGAGGCGACCTTCGAACATGACGGCGTGCTGGTGCGGGTCGATGTGCTGGAGAAGCTCGAAGGCGGGGGCTGGGCGGCGGCCGAGGTCAAGAGCTCGGGCAAGGTCAAGGACTACCACCGCGGCGATCTCGCCACGCAGGTCTGGGTGATGCGTGAGGCGGGGATCGAGCTGAAGCGAGCCGCCATCCGTCATATCGACACCAGCTTCGTCCTGTCTCGCGAAGGCGACTATGCCGGGTTGTTCACCGATGCGGACCTGCTCGGCGAGCTGGAAGGCACTATTGCCACTCGCCCGGCGCTGGTGGCCGAGGCACGCGCCACACTGTCCGGCCACGAGCCCGAACGCGAAATGGGAGATCATTGCAGCGCGCCCTTCGCCTGTGAATTCGTCGCTTATTGCAGCCGAGGCTTGCCGCAGGGTCCCGAATGGCCGGTGACCGTGCTCCCCTACGGCGGCGGCAAGCGCTGGCTGGAGCGCGGGGTCGAGGACTTACTCGATCTGGCCGAATCCGACCTGAACGACCGCCACGCCCGCATCCTGGCCGCCACCCGTGACGGCATCCCATTCCACGACGCCGAAGGGGCGCGCAAGGCCATGGCCGGGTGGGGTTGGCCGCGCGCATGGCTCGATTTCGAGACTGTCGCTCCGGCCGTCCCGCGCTGGGTGGGCACGCGGCCGTATCAGCAGATCCCGTTCCAGTTTTCGCTCCACCTCGAACGGCGCGGCGGGCGCATGACGCATCACGAGTTCCTGAGCTGCGATGGATCCGACCCGCGCCGTGCCTGTGCTGAGGCGCTGGTCGAGCAAATTCCCGAAGGTGCCACGATCATCGCCTACAACGCCGCTTTCGAGCGCAGCGTGCTGCGCGATCTGGCCAAGTCCTTTCCAGACCTCGCCCCGCGCCTTGAAGCGATGGCCGAGGCCACGGTCGATCTCCTGCCTATCGCCCGCAACCACTGGTATCACCGCGATCAGCGCGGCAGCTGGTCGATCAAGGCGGTGCTCCCTACCATCGCCTCGGAGCTGGATTATGGTGCGCTCGAAGTAAAGGATGGGGGCGACGCGCAGGCGGCTTGGTTTGAGGCCGCCGATCCGGCCTGCGATCCGGGACGGCGTGAGGCGCTGGAAGAGGCACTCAGGGCCTATTGCGCGAGGGATACCTGGGCGATGGTTGCCGTCGCGCGGGCCTTGGCTGGCAACTGA